From a single Poecilia reticulata strain Guanapo linkage group LG2, Guppy_female_1.0+MT, whole genome shotgun sequence genomic region:
- the LOC103481742 gene encoding diacylglycerol kinase eta-like: MEDVYPYSRSPVWEELEPEKGAVSSGAGVHAHVVGAVAGSGAADESSDSEAEQEGPQKLIRKVSTSGQIRSKVRNICLDI, encoded by the exons ATGGAGGATGTGTACCCCTACAGCCGCAGCCCAGTCTGGGAGGAACTG GAGCCGGAGAAAGGGGCGGTGTCGTCCGGCGCGGGGGTGCATGCCCATGTGGTGGGCGCTGTCGCCGGCAGCGGGGCGGCGGACGAGTCTTCCGACAGCGAGGCAGAGCAGGAAGGCCCCCAGAAGCTGATCCGGAAAGTGTCCACCTCTGGACAGATCAGGAGCAAGGTAAGAAACATCTGCCTAGATATTTGA